The Paenibacillus sp. MBLB1832 genome has a window encoding:
- the wecB gene encoding non-hydrolyzing UDP-N-acetylglucosamine 2-epimerase yields the protein MKRLKVITIFGTRPEAIKMAPLILELEKHPEQIESLVCVTAQHRQMLDQVLDIFKITPNYDLNVMKDRQTLNEITMRVLQGLEPVFQEAKPDLILVHGDTLTTFLASYAAFMQQIQVGHVEAGLRTWNKMSPYPEEMNRQLTGVLADLHFAPTQQSADNLRRENKSESQIYVTGNTVTDVFKYTVQKEFNHPVLEWAAGRKLILMTAHRREAQGEPHRQIFRAVKRIADEFEDIAIVYPVHPSPAVKEPAHEILGDHPRIKLVEPFDVFEFHNFYPHAHMILTDSGGLQEEAPSFGVPVLVLRDTTERPEGIQAGTLELVGTDEEVVYERARALLTDAALYNKMSQAANPYGDGKASERIVQAILHHFGRTSERPEAF from the coding sequence ATGAAACGTCTTAAAGTAATTACGATCTTCGGAACAAGACCGGAAGCGATCAAAATGGCTCCGCTTATTCTCGAATTGGAGAAGCATCCAGAGCAGATCGAATCGCTAGTTTGCGTAACGGCACAGCATCGCCAGATGTTGGACCAGGTATTGGATATTTTTAAAATAACACCGAACTACGACTTGAATGTGATGAAGGATCGTCAAACATTGAATGAGATCACGATGCGTGTCCTGCAAGGCTTGGAACCTGTGTTCCAAGAGGCGAAGCCTGACCTGATTCTCGTCCATGGAGATACGTTGACAACGTTCTTGGCTAGCTATGCCGCATTTATGCAGCAAATCCAAGTCGGTCACGTGGAAGCGGGACTGCGTACGTGGAACAAAATGTCCCCGTATCCTGAAGAGATGAACCGCCAATTAACGGGTGTACTGGCTGATCTCCACTTCGCGCCAACACAGCAATCAGCAGATAACCTGCGCAGAGAGAACAAATCCGAGTCCCAGATTTATGTAACGGGTAACACGGTGACGGATGTATTCAAATACACGGTGCAAAAGGAGTTCAATCATCCTGTACTGGAATGGGCAGCAGGTCGTAAGTTGATCCTAATGACAGCGCATCGCCGTGAAGCGCAGGGTGAGCCGCATCGTCAAATTTTCCGTGCGGTGAAACGCATTGCCGATGAGTTCGAGGATATTGCGATCGTTTATCCCGTACATCCGAGCCCTGCGGTGAAAGAGCCTGCGCACGAGATTCTCGGCGATCACCCACGTATTAAGTTGGTTGAGCCGTTCGATGTGTTCGAGTTCCATAACTTCTACCCACATGCACACATGATTCTAACTGACTCTGGCGGCTTACAAGAAGAAGCGCCTTCCTTCGGCGTACCCGTTCTCGTTCTTCGTGATACGACTGAGCGTCCAGAGGGCATCCAAGCAGGTACATTAGAGCTCGTCGGAACGGACGAAGAAGTGGTGTACGAGCGCGCTCGCGCTCTTTTAACCGATGCTGCCCTGTATAATAAAATGAGCCAAGCTGCGAACCCTTACGGAGACGGCAAAGCGTCCGAACGGATTGTTCAAGCGATTCTTCACCATTTTGGTAGGACTTCCGAACGCCCGGAAGCATTCTAA
- the upp gene encoding uracil phosphoribosyltransferase, with translation MGKVHICDHPLIQHKLTYIRDEKTTTKDFRALVDEVATLMVYEITRDLPLERVQVKTPVTTADCHVISGRMLGLIPILRAGLGMVDGVLKLMPAAKVGHVGLYRDHETLQPVEYYVKLPTDVLERDLLVIDPMLATGGSANAAIEVLKRRGCTRIKLMCLIAAPEGVASVQKEHPEVDIYVAAVDEHLNDHGYIVPGLGDAGDRLYGTD, from the coding sequence ATGGGTAAAGTACATATTTGTGATCATCCGCTTATCCAACATAAACTTACTTATATTCGGGATGAGAAAACGACAACGAAAGATTTCAGAGCGCTTGTCGATGAAGTTGCGACCCTAATGGTCTACGAGATTACACGAGATCTGCCACTAGAACGCGTGCAGGTCAAAACACCGGTAACGACAGCCGATTGCCACGTGATTTCGGGCAGAATGCTGGGCCTAATCCCGATTTTGCGCGCAGGCTTGGGCATGGTTGACGGCGTGCTGAAGTTGATGCCAGCGGCTAAAGTCGGCCACGTGGGTCTTTATCGCGACCACGAGACACTTCAACCCGTCGAATACTATGTGAAGCTGCCTACGGATGTCTTGGAGCGAGACTTGCTCGTCATCGATCCGATGCTGGCGACAGGCGGTTCTGCGAATGCGGCGATCGAGGTGCTCAAACGCAGAGGCTGCACACGCATTAAGCTGATGTGCCTCATTGCGGCGCCAGAGGGTGTAGCCTCTGTTCAAAAAGAACACCCTGAAGTGGACATTTACGTCGCTGCGGTCGATGAGCATTTGAATGATCACGGCTACATCGTGCCAGGCCTCGGGGATGCGGGAGATCGTCTATACGGCACCGATTAA
- the atpE gene encoding F0F1 ATP synthase subunit C encodes MGAIALVAAGIVFGLGALGAGIGNGLIVGRALEGISRQPELRGTLQTTMFIGVGLVEAMPVVALVLAFIFMGKA; translated from the coding sequence ATGGGAGCAATCGCATTAGTAGCAGCAGGTATCGTATTTGGTTTGGGAGCACTTGGTGCTGGTATCGGTAACGGTTTGATCGTAGGTCGCGCTTTGGAAGGTATTTCCCGTCAACCAGAACTTCGTGGAACACTTCAAACAACAATGTTTATCGGGGTAGGTCTAGTTGAGGCTATGCCAGTTGTTGCATTGGTACTTGCTTTCATCTTTATGGGAAAAGCTTAA
- a CDS encoding ATP synthase subunit I, protein MDEFSATLKTVQNVFLFFLSFCLAAWALLVDYRIYFAGIMLGACASMINARFLAWKINKLAAAAIEQKGRKVTLGFLTRAAVAGFAGLVAVRYPEQVALTTTIVGYFFAQLVTLVLGILSNQRSKK, encoded by the coding sequence ATGGACGAATTTTCGGCCACTCTGAAAACGGTTCAAAATGTATTCTTATTCTTTTTATCCTTTTGTTTGGCTGCATGGGCGCTTCTTGTCGATTACCGGATTTACTTTGCAGGCATTATGCTCGGTGCATGTGCCAGTATGATTAACGCAAGGTTCTTAGCCTGGAAGATTAACAAGCTGGCAGCAGCTGCGATAGAGCAGAAAGGACGCAAGGTAACCCTCGGTTTCTTGACCAGGGCGGCAGTCGCAGGTTTTGCCGGTTTGGTAGCGGTGAGGTATCCCGAGCAAGTTGCGTTAACCACGACAATTGTTGGATACTTTTTTGCTCAATTGGTAACACTCGTACTGGGTATTCTTTCTAATCAAAGATCGAAGAAGTAA
- a CDS encoding F0F1 ATP synthase subunit delta: MSDIVVAKRYAKALFEVAKEKNIISQVEDELKSVASAIRDNADLQKFLNHPNIGTSTKTGLLKQIFEGKVSEPVWNTLLVLIDKGRQSILNALVGEFTKVANEALGQATAVVYSAAHLSDAQQAEVASQFSKITGKTIRVTNAVEPKLLGGIQVRIGDRLYDGSLSGKLDRLSKALV, from the coding sequence ATGAGTGACATCGTCGTAGCGAAGCGTTATGCCAAAGCTTTGTTCGAAGTAGCGAAGGAAAAGAATATTATTTCCCAAGTTGAGGATGAGCTTAAATCTGTAGCTAGTGCGATTAGGGATAATGCAGACTTGCAGAAGTTCCTGAACCATCCGAACATCGGGACTTCCACGAAAACGGGCTTGCTAAAGCAGATTTTCGAAGGCAAAGTTTCCGAGCCGGTGTGGAACACGCTGCTGGTCTTGATCGATAAAGGAAGACAATCCATTCTGAATGCATTGGTTGGTGAGTTTACCAAGGTCGCAAATGAGGCACTTGGACAAGCAACTGCGGTTGTTTACTCGGCTGCCCATCTTTCTGATGCTCAGCAAGCGGAAGTGGCTTCCCAATTTAGCAAAATTACAGGTAAAACGATTCGCGTTACCAATGCAGTTGAGCCTAAGCTGCTCGGCGGCATTCAAGTGCGTATCGGTGATCGTTTATATGATGGAAGTTTGTCTGGCAAACTTGATCGTTTGTCCAAAGCTTTAGTTTAA
- the atpF gene encoding F0F1 ATP synthase subunit B: MHIEWSTFFIQIVAFLILYVLLSKFAFGPLFGMMEKRRQLVKEQIQTAEDSRKLADQLLEEQKQALQQTRKEAYEIIEQAKQTGSKQADDIIHAAGAEAVRLKDEALKDIENEKAKAIASLRSQVGAMSVLIASKIIEKQIDEKSQEELVEHYLKEVGGNV, encoded by the coding sequence TTGCATATTGAATGGTCCACATTTTTTATACAGATCGTTGCGTTTTTGATTTTGTATGTACTTCTTTCTAAGTTTGCGTTTGGTCCTCTGTTTGGCATGATGGAAAAACGCAGACAGTTAGTGAAAGAACAAATTCAGACAGCGGAGGACAGCCGTAAGCTAGCTGATCAACTGTTAGAGGAACAAAAACAAGCGCTGCAACAAACTCGTAAAGAAGCTTATGAAATTATTGAGCAAGCGAAACAAACAGGTTCCAAGCAAGCGGATGATATTATTCATGCTGCTGGTGCGGAAGCCGTTCGTCTGAAAGACGAAGCATTGAAAGATATTGAGAATGAGAAGGCTAAAGCAATTGCTTCTCTTCGCAGCCAAGTTGGCGCAATGTCCGTTCTGATCGCCTCCAAAATTATTGAAAAGCAAATCGACGAGAAGTCCCAAGAAGAACTTGTTGAGCATTACCTCAAAGAGGTAGGAGGCAACGTATGA
- the atpB gene encoding F0F1 ATP synthase subunit A: protein MEHHVPEFEWLGFHFDASALMMIGITTLIVLILAFAGTRKLSVANPSKLQNFMEWTIEFVEGIIGSTIGSKHGKGFIALGLTLIMYIFIGNMLGLPFSIVTEDHVSWWKSPTADIAVTGALTVIVIFLSHYLGVTRNTKHYFAHYFEYKGAMLILHLIEVVSKPLTLAFRLYGNIYAGEIMISVIIGAGWFGVAPLFVWQGFSVFVGAIQAFVFTMLTMVYISQTLIHEEEH from the coding sequence ATGGAACATCATGTACCAGAATTTGAGTGGTTAGGCTTTCATTTTGATGCATCCGCATTGATGATGATCGGTATAACCACGCTAATCGTATTAATTCTTGCATTCGCAGGCACCCGTAAGCTTTCTGTAGCGAATCCTTCGAAACTTCAAAACTTCATGGAATGGACGATTGAGTTTGTAGAAGGCATTATTGGAAGCACGATCGGTTCCAAGCACGGCAAGGGATTTATCGCACTAGGTCTTACGCTCATCATGTACATTTTTATCGGTAACATGCTCGGCCTTCCTTTCTCAATCGTAACGGAAGATCACGTGTCCTGGTGGAAATCGCCGACAGCTGATATCGCAGTAACAGGAGCGCTTACTGTCATTGTAATCTTCCTCAGTCACTACTTGGGGGTTACACGCAACACCAAGCATTACTTCGCGCATTACTTTGAGTACAAAGGGGCTATGTTGATTCTTCACTTAATTGAAGTTGTCTCCAAGCCGCTGACACTCGCTTTCCGTCTTTACGGTAACATCTATGCAGGTGAAATTATGATATCTGTCATCATCGGAGCTGGCTGGTTCGGCGTTGCACCGTTATTTGTATGGCAGGGCTTCTCTGTGTTCGTAGGCGCAATTCAGGCCTTCGTCTTCACGATGTTGACGATGGTTTACATCTCGCAAACGTTGATTCACGAAGAAGAGCATTAA